ATTGTGATGGGACCGTCAGCGGTGGCTTCGATGCAGCTTCTTCTCAAGTAAGAAAGATAAAGGCagtatagaaatatatatatatgtacatattgCAGATTGAGCTGGAATAAGACAGCTTGTCAGTGGTGATGATGTTGTGTTTCCTTTTGTAGATTGTTTTGTGTCAGAACAACATCCACCAGCAGTCCCACATGAACCGAGTGGTCACACATGAGCTCATCCACGCCTTTGATCACTGCCGGGCCCATGTGGACTGGTTCAGTAACCTAAGACACCTAGCTTGTTCTGAGGTGAGTGAAAATGTGTTCAACACACTGCATTTACTTCATATGCCTTATCGATTCTACACTGATTGAGTTTTATTTCTGCCAGTGAACCTTTGTCATTATGTCCCGGTCGGTCGTCATGGATGATCCATGGATGTTATCATTTTCTCTTTGACTCAGTGGTAGTTTTTTTCTAATATAAGAGAAGCAAATAAAAGTCTCATGTTCTTTGTATGTATAaattttgtgtcactgtttcAGATTCGGGCAGCTAACCTCAGTGGAGACTGCTCCTTTAGCAATGAAATGGCCAGATTCAACTTCGGCTTGAAGCAGCATCATCAGGTACCTGCTTTAGGATAAACGTGAACTCTGAATGGCAGTTGTCAGCTCCATCTCTCTAATCCAACTCTTAACTCACTATATTTCCTCTCACAGCAATGCGTCAGAGGCCGCGCCCTCCGCTCCATCCTGGCTGTGAGGAAAATTAAccgagaggaggcagagaaaataGTGGACGAGGTCTTCGAGACGTGTTTCAACGACCACGTGCCCTTCGGACGAATCCCGCACAGCAAAAAGGATGCCAAGTTTGCCTACAGAGATTATGAGAACAGAGATCGATACTATGCA
The nucleotide sequence above comes from Toxotes jaculatrix isolate fToxJac2 chromosome 22, fToxJac2.pri, whole genome shotgun sequence. Encoded proteins:
- the atp23 gene encoding mitochondrial inner membrane protease ATP23 homolog — translated: MDQTKQEEEYGYDLFPERHTGKYKKGSIAESLFTFNHKCQVMLQFAMETSPYAKLLLSAMKSSGCKVFKDRHFSCEDCDGTVSGGFDAASSQIVLCQNNIHQQSHMNRVVTHELIHAFDHCRAHVDWFSNLRHLACSEIRAANLSGDCSFSNEMARFNFGLKQHHQQCVRGRALRSILAVRKINREEAEKIVDEVFETCFNDHVPFGRIPHSKKDAKFAYRDYENRDRYYANL